A stretch of Aerococcaceae bacterium zg-252 DNA encodes these proteins:
- the trkA gene encoding Trk system potassium transporter TrkA, whose product MKIVIVGGGKVGEKLCAELSHEHNDILLIEKDEEKLDQLMNKFDITGIVGNGASIEIQQEIGVDTADVFIAVTEMDEINLISSVLAKNLGATYTVARVRNPEYSNHQSVLKESLGLSLIINPELSAARDIVRVLKYPSALSAESFAADRVNLVEVEINEDSKLVGVDLREFRQKFGSILVCMSIRNDEAIIPSGNYQIQANDRIFITGEATDMMRFFKVIGNNEKSIRSTLIIGGGRIAYYVLKALKQSKIKATVIELDRERAQYLSEEFPNATVIHADGSDHEILEEYGLEDFDSFMSLTGVDEENLVMSVFARHNGVKKVITKMSRVEILKILTSVPLRTIITPKQIVANEIIQFVRARANIQGSNVEALYRLADNQVEVLQFRVTRNSKVCNIPLFQLKIKPNVLIAYIMRGQELIFPNGNDQLMPHDRVLVVTTARMFEDLEDILMQ is encoded by the coding sequence ATGAAAATAGTCATTGTCGGAGGCGGGAAAGTTGGAGAAAAACTTTGTGCCGAATTATCACATGAGCATAATGATATTTTATTAATTGAAAAAGATGAAGAAAAGCTTGATCAGTTAATGAATAAATTTGATATAACTGGTATCGTTGGAAATGGTGCGAGTATTGAAATTCAACAAGAAATTGGCGTTGATACGGCTGATGTATTTATTGCAGTAACCGAAATGGACGAAATTAATCTCATTTCGTCAGTTTTAGCAAAAAATTTAGGGGCAACTTATACCGTTGCACGGGTAAGAAATCCAGAATATTCAAATCATCAAAGTGTATTAAAAGAAAGTCTCGGCCTTTCTCTGATTATTAATCCTGAATTATCAGCTGCTCGAGATATTGTTCGAGTATTAAAATATCCGTCTGCTTTAAGTGCAGAATCATTTGCTGCTGATAGAGTAAATTTAGTGGAAGTAGAAATTAATGAAGATTCAAAACTAGTTGGTGTTGATTTACGGGAATTTCGTCAAAAATTTGGTTCGATATTAGTTTGTATGAGTATTCGAAATGATGAAGCGATAATTCCTAGTGGGAATTATCAAATTCAAGCGAATGATCGTATTTTTATTACCGGTGAAGCAACCGATATGATGCGTTTCTTTAAAGTAATTGGAAACAATGAAAAATCGATTCGCTCTACTTTAATTATTGGTGGTGGTAGAATTGCCTACTATGTATTGAAAGCATTGAAGCAAAGTAAAATTAAAGCTACAGTAATTGAGTTAGATAGAGAAAGAGCACAATATTTGAGTGAAGAATTTCCTAATGCCACCGTTATTCATGCTGACGGTTCGGATCATGAAATTTTAGAAGAGTATGGATTAGAAGATTTTGATTCATTTATGTCATTGACAGGGGTAGATGAAGAAAATCTAGTAATGTCAGTATTTGCAAGACACAATGGTGTAAAAAAAGTCATTACGAAAATGAGTCGAGTTGAAATATTAAAAATATTAACTTCTGTACCATTACGCACGATTATCACGCCTAAGCAAATAGTCGCAAATGAAATCATTCAGTTTGTCAGAGCAAGAGCGAATATACAAGGTTCTAATGTTGAAGCATTATATCGCTTAGCTGATAATCAAGTAGAAGTATTACAATTTAGAGTAACACGCAATAGTAAAGTATGTAATATTCCATTATTCCAATTAAAAATCAAGCCGAATGTCCTAATCGCTTATATTATGCGTGGGCAGGAATTGATTTTCCCAAATGGTAATGACCAATTAATGCCACATGACCGTGTCCTTG
- a CDS encoding amidohydrolase translates to MNQLKQYIEQYYDEIVAHRRYLHQHPELSLYEKETAHYVSTQLTKLGIPHQTNIGGHGVVGLINGASSGPTLLIRADMDALPIQELTDLPFASENTNIMHACGHDIHTANLLGIAKILLHYQSSLHGNVKLVFQPAEEGHNGANSMIADGIMENPTVDYAIGLHIEPHLKLGTAAIEDGPISAYPEFFTIQLNGRGGHGSLPFASIDPLRAGVHLYQLIHDLNKEINPLHPHVIQICSMQAGEAPAVIPDQCTIKGTVRTHFSEDKDHIQQRIRQFTQAIETMYQVKTSIQYQCPATPVYNDPEKAEIARQLMNDVFPDGLVSTVHFKMVGEDFASFSDRVPATFLVVGCSENLEHYYPLHNARFNPNEAVLKYGSHALLKIALHYLNVTN, encoded by the coding sequence ATGAATCAATTAAAACAATATATTGAACAGTACTATGATGAAATTGTTGCTCATCGCAGATATTTACACCAGCACCCAGAATTATCTTTATATGAAAAAGAAACAGCACATTATGTTTCCACACAATTAACAAAATTAGGGATTCCTCATCAGACAAATATCGGTGGTCATGGTGTAGTAGGATTAATTAACGGTGCTTCTTCAGGCCCTACTTTATTAATTCGTGCAGATATGGACGCTCTTCCCATTCAAGAGTTAACAGATTTGCCCTTTGCGTCTGAAAATACCAATATTATGCATGCTTGTGGACACGATATTCATACGGCTAATTTATTAGGCATTGCTAAAATCTTACTGCATTATCAATCTTCCCTACATGGTAATGTTAAACTGGTATTTCAACCTGCTGAAGAAGGACATAATGGTGCTAATTCAATGATTGCTGACGGCATTATGGAAAATCCAACAGTAGATTATGCTATTGGTTTACATATCGAGCCACATTTAAAATTAGGTACAGCTGCCATTGAAGACGGTCCTATTAGTGCTTATCCAGAATTTTTTACGATTCAATTAAATGGACGTGGTGGTCATGGTAGCCTACCTTTTGCCTCAATCGATCCTTTACGGGCAGGTGTTCATCTCTATCAACTCATTCATGATTTGAATAAAGAAATTAATCCACTTCACCCACATGTGATACAGATTTGTTCAATGCAAGCTGGAGAAGCACCTGCTGTTATTCCTGACCAATGTACGATAAAAGGAACAGTTCGGACACATTTTTCAGAAGATAAAGACCATATTCAACAACGTATCCGTCAGTTCACACAAGCAATTGAAACGATGTATCAAGTTAAAACAAGCATTCAATATCAATGTCCAGCCACTCCAGTATATAATGACCCAGAAAAAGCTGAAATCGCACGTCAATTAATGAATGATGTGTTTCCTGATGGTCTTGTATCAACCGTTCACTTCAAAATGGTCGGTGAAGACTTTGCAAGTTTCTCTGATAGAGTACCAGCAACCTTTTTAGTTGTAGGTTGTAGTGAAAATTTAGAACACTATTATCCATTACATAATGCACGATTTAATCCTAATGAAGCAGTCTTAAAATATGGTAGTCATGCATTATTAAAAATTGCCTTGCATTATCTTAATGTAACAAACTAA
- the mnmG gene encoding tRNA uridine-5-carboxymethylaminomethyl(34) synthesis enzyme MnmG, translating into MQTFEAGQYDVIVVGAGHAGSEAALASARMGSRTLLLTLNLEMVAFMPCNPSVGGPAKGVVVREIDALGGEMGKNIDKTYIQMRLLNTGKGPAVQALRAQADKHLYAQSMKQVLENTDNLDLKQGLVNELIVEDGVCKGVITQTGAIYRSKAVVLTAGTSSRGKIIIGELSYSSGPNNTLPSIKLSENLLALGFELVRFKTGTPPRIHRDTIDFELTEIQPGDESPNHFSFMTPDEDYKEESVPCWLTHTNESTHEIIQANLHRAPMFSGMVEGVGARYCPSIEDKIVRFSDKPRHQIFIEPEALSTDEMYVQGLSTSMPEDVQLAMIRSIKGMERAELMRPGYAIEYDVVIPHQLRLSLETKLVSGLFTAGQMNGTSGYEEAAGQGLIAGINAALKAQGKEPFVMKRSEGYIGVMIDDLVTKGTTEPYRLLTSRAEYRLLLRHDNADLRLTELGYQLGLVDEERYAQFKLKQQLVSEEIERLTAIRLTPKTKGLIDYLDGIQSTHLKDGILAIDLLKRPEVKYQELVQLIPREQGNLERQVAEQVEIQTKYEGYINKAIQRVEKMKAMEEKAIPANIDYDAIDSLATEAKDRLKKIQPTTLGQASRVSGVNPADIAVLTVYIQQGKIARVESTQSHD; encoded by the coding sequence ATGCAAACGTTTGAAGCAGGACAATATGATGTAATTGTAGTTGGAGCCGGTCATGCCGGTTCTGAGGCAGCATTAGCAAGTGCTCGAATGGGGAGTCGAACATTATTATTAACATTAAATTTAGAAATGGTTGCCTTTATGCCATGTAATCCGTCGGTTGGTGGGCCGGCTAAAGGGGTTGTTGTACGTGAAATTGATGCCCTAGGTGGTGAAATGGGTAAAAATATTGATAAAACATATATTCAAATGCGTTTACTCAATACAGGAAAAGGGCCAGCAGTGCAAGCATTGAGAGCACAGGCTGATAAACATTTATACGCACAATCGATGAAACAAGTACTTGAAAATACTGATAATTTGGATTTAAAACAAGGTTTAGTGAATGAATTAATTGTTGAAGATGGTGTTTGTAAAGGTGTTATTACACAAACAGGTGCGATTTATCGCTCAAAAGCTGTTGTATTGACAGCAGGGACTTCATCACGAGGCAAGATAATTATTGGAGAGTTGAGTTATTCATCAGGGCCTAATAATACATTGCCGTCTATTAAGTTATCTGAAAACCTGTTGGCTTTAGGATTTGAATTAGTACGATTTAAAACAGGTACACCACCACGAATTCATCGTGATACTATTGATTTTGAATTGACCGAAATACAACCAGGAGATGAATCACCGAATCATTTTTCTTTTATGACACCAGATGAAGATTATAAAGAAGAAAGTGTTCCTTGTTGGTTGACGCATACAAATGAGTCCACTCATGAAATTATTCAAGCTAACTTGCATCGAGCACCTATGTTTAGTGGCATGGTAGAAGGGGTCGGTGCACGTTATTGTCCGTCAATTGAAGATAAAATTGTCCGATTCAGTGATAAGCCACGACATCAAATATTTATTGAACCAGAGGCATTGTCGACAGATGAGATGTATGTTCAAGGATTATCGACTTCGATGCCTGAAGATGTGCAATTAGCCATGATTCGTTCGATTAAAGGTATGGAACGAGCAGAATTAATGCGACCTGGATATGCGATTGAATACGATGTTGTCATTCCACACCAATTACGTTTATCACTTGAAACAAAATTAGTGAGTGGGCTATTTACTGCGGGGCAGATGAATGGGACAAGTGGTTATGAAGAAGCAGCTGGACAAGGTTTAATTGCTGGTATCAATGCTGCATTGAAAGCTCAAGGTAAAGAACCATTTGTTATGAAACGTAGTGAGGGCTATATCGGTGTTATGATTGATGACTTAGTAACCAAAGGGACGACAGAGCCTTATCGTTTATTGACATCACGAGCAGAATATCGCTTGTTGTTGCGTCATGATAATGCTGATTTACGTTTGACGGAGTTAGGCTATCAATTAGGATTAGTTGATGAGGAACGTTATGCACAATTTAAATTAAAACAACAGTTAGTTAGTGAAGAAATTGAACGATTAACTGCCATTCGTCTAACACCAAAAACTAAAGGATTGATTGACTACTTAGATGGTATTCAGTCAACACATTTAAAAGACGGTATTTTAGCGATTGATTTGTTAAAAAGACCGGAAGTGAAATATCAAGAATTAGTACAATTAATTCCACGTGAACAAGGTAATTTAGAACGTCAAGTAGCTGAGCAAGTTGAGATTCAGACAAAATATGAAGGCTATATCAATAAAGCCATTCAACGTGTCGAAAAAATGAAAGCAATGGAAGAAAAAGCGATACCGGCAAATATTGATTATGATGCGATTGATAGTTTGGCGACAGAAGCAAAAGACCGTTTGAAAAAAATTCAGCCTACGACATTGGGGCAAGCGAGTCGTGTGAGTGGTGTTAATCCAGCAGATATTGCGGTATTAACAGTTTACATTCAACAAGGGAAGATAGCACGAGTTGAATCAACTCAAAGTCATGATTAA
- a CDS encoding 8-oxo-dGTP diphosphatase: protein MKLATICYIDNGSQFLLLHRNKRQNDIHKGKWVSVGGKFEPGETPEACAKREIFEETGLIAEKMELCGFITFPNFTQDGEDWYSFVYRVTEFSGELQAECHEGTLSWVDYDEIKNKPTWEGDYIFLSWVLEKSPFFSANFTYEDDQLIEHFVEFYDHK from the coding sequence ATGAAGTTAGCAACGATTTGTTATATTGATAATGGCTCACAATTTTTATTGTTGCATCGCAATAAACGTCAGAATGATATTCATAAAGGCAAATGGGTCAGTGTTGGTGGAAAATTTGAACCTGGTGAAACACCTGAAGCGTGTGCTAAACGAGAGATTTTTGAAGAGACAGGTTTAATTGCTGAAAAAATGGAGTTATGTGGTTTTATTACCTTTCCAAATTTTACACAAGACGGAGAAGATTGGTATAGTTTTGTGTATCGAGTTACTGAATTTTCAGGTGAGTTACAAGCAGAATGTCATGAAGGCACTTTGTCTTGGGTAGACTATGATGAGATAAAAAATAAACCGACATGGGAAGGGGATTATATCTTTTTATCATGGGTATTAGAAAAATCACCATTTTTTTCAGCTAATTTTACCTATGAAGATGACCAGTTAATTGAGCATTTTGTTGAGTTTTATGACCATAAATAA
- the mnmE gene encoding tRNA uridine-5-carboxymethylaminomethyl(34) synthesis GTPase MnmE, with the protein MYQMDTIVAISTALGEGAIGIVRLSGPEAIKYAAKVFKGKDLVEVPSHTIHYGHIVDPKYDTIIDEVMVSVMRAPRSFTTEDVVEVNCHGGVVAVQRILDLFLQVGARLAEPGEFTKRAFLNGRIDLSQAEAVMDLIQAKTSRAMTASMNQLRGSLSGKIRQLRHEMLQTLAQVEVTIDYPEYDDVEEVSLQYLRETSYSVKKQIEQILQQAQQGKLFREGIQTAIIGRPNVGKSSLLNRLTGIEKAIVTDIEGTTRDTIEEYVNIRGVPLKLIDTAGIRQTDEIVERIGVDKSRQMIEQADLIILLLNQSERLQETDIELLTTTKDKTRIILLNKQDLPAQLDQNVLAQYTEQDEVIYTSMATENGIEQLETVIEQKFFAGHLQSTDVNYLLNSRHTALLYQAIEALDEVLGAIEAYMPVDLIQIDFTKAWDLLGEIIGESVQDELLDKLFSQFCLGK; encoded by the coding sequence ATGTATCAAATGGACACGATTGTTGCGATTTCTACTGCATTAGGCGAGGGAGCAATTGGAATTGTACGTTTAAGTGGGCCAGAGGCTATAAAGTATGCAGCGAAAGTATTTAAAGGAAAAGACTTAGTTGAAGTACCAAGCCATACAATTCATTATGGACATATTGTTGACCCTAAATATGACACGATTATTGATGAAGTAATGGTAAGTGTTATGCGAGCACCACGTTCGTTTACGACAGAAGATGTTGTCGAAGTGAACTGTCATGGTGGTGTGGTTGCTGTACAACGTATTTTAGATTTATTTTTGCAAGTAGGTGCTCGATTAGCTGAGCCAGGAGAGTTTACCAAACGAGCATTTTTAAATGGACGGATTGATTTGTCACAAGCTGAAGCCGTAATGGATTTGATTCAAGCGAAAACAAGTCGAGCAATGACTGCATCAATGAATCAATTAAGAGGTAGTCTTTCCGGAAAAATTCGTCAACTCAGACATGAAATGCTCCAAACATTAGCTCAAGTTGAAGTGACGATTGATTATCCGGAATACGATGATGTAGAAGAAGTTTCACTACAATATTTACGTGAAACGTCATACTCGGTTAAAAAGCAAATTGAACAAATACTCCAACAAGCTCAGCAAGGAAAATTATTCCGTGAGGGGATTCAAACAGCGATTATTGGACGACCAAATGTTGGAAAATCAAGTCTTTTAAATCGTTTAACCGGTATTGAAAAAGCGATTGTCACCGATATTGAGGGAACAACACGAGATACGATTGAAGAATATGTTAATATTCGTGGTGTACCGTTAAAATTGATTGACACTGCTGGTATTCGTCAAACTGATGAAATTGTTGAACGTATTGGTGTCGATAAATCAAGACAAATGATTGAACAAGCAGATTTAATTATTTTATTATTAAATCAATCGGAAAGACTTCAAGAAACGGATATTGAGTTATTAACGACAACGAAAGATAAAACACGTATTATTTTATTAAATAAACAAGACTTGCCGGCACAGTTAGACCAAAATGTATTAGCACAATATACAGAACAAGATGAAGTGATTTACACATCAATGGCAACGGAAAATGGGATTGAACAATTAGAAACCGTCATTGAGCAAAAATTCTTCGCTGGACATTTACAATCAACAGATGTTAATTATTTATTAAATTCAAGACATACTGCTTTACTCTATCAAGCCATTGAGGCATTAGATGAAGTATTGGGAGCTATTGAGGCTTATATGCCAGTTGATTTAATTCAAATTGATTTTACAAAGGCTTGGGATTTATTAGGTGAAATTATCGGAGAAAGCGTACAAGACGAGTTATTGGATAAATTATTTAGCCAATTTTGCTTAGGAAAGTAG
- the treR gene encoding trehalose operon repressor: protein MNKFERIYLDIEKKIKTGEFPIGSLIPSEHDLAETYGVSRETIRKAQKLLLENGFIQKKQGRGSVVLDFHRFSFPISGLVSHKELQDEQGIQSETQIILNDIEETPAFLVGKFDIEEGEKFIHLVRTRSVKGEVMIVDEDYIRCKFVPNIPHSQALRSIYRYFEEELNLEISYANKYGVAEKANEMGINLMKLTPLDYVINVSGEVFLEDTSFFQYTTSYHRLEKFSFSEFARRRKRVGQ, encoded by the coding sequence ATGAATAAATTTGAACGAATCTATTTAGATATTGAAAAGAAAATTAAAACGGGTGAATTTCCTATTGGCTCACTGATTCCAAGTGAACATGATTTAGCTGAAACTTATGGTGTATCAAGAGAAACGATTCGTAAAGCACAAAAATTATTGTTAGAAAATGGCTTTATTCAAAAGAAACAAGGTCGTGGTTCAGTTGTGTTAGATTTTCATCGTTTTTCATTTCCAATTAGTGGGTTAGTAAGTCACAAAGAATTACAAGATGAACAAGGTATTCAATCTGAAACACAAATTATTTTAAATGATATTGAAGAAACACCTGCATTTTTAGTTGGTAAATTTGATATTGAAGAGGGCGAGAAGTTTATTCACTTAGTACGGACACGTTCTGTTAAAGGTGAAGTCATGATTGTAGATGAAGATTATATTCGTTGTAAATTTGTACCAAATATTCCACATTCTCAAGCATTACGTTCAATTTACCGTTATTTTGAAGAAGAATTAAACTTAGAAATTAGTTATGCGAATAAATACGGTGTGGCTGAAAAAGCTAATGAAATGGGAATAAATTTAATGAAATTAACGCCATTAGATTATGTTATCAATGTAAGTGGAGAAGTCTTTTTAGAAGATACTTCATTCTTCCAATATACAACGAGCTATCATCGTCTAGAGAAATTTAGTTTCTCAGAATTTGCACGTCGTCGTAAACGTGTTGGTCAATAG
- a CDS encoding GerMN domain-containing protein, whose product MKQSILLVLGSILLLCGCQKEPMIRLSEAKQSEINAKINQDKLKNSDELATDVNTSFDSSTFTAYDESQLFEDISQFLIAQTNQLIKLTNQSHSFSMYMDYVDGGLGLIQMREVNGDTVNNKYYSWNSQQLIQLANDKTSMFPINHLNDVSENPITEMVLLQAPLKKGTSWQAADGVEATITNLYKEITLATGTFEDVIEVTYSSSDYEIHYYYAKNYGVVAIWQIPLSESEQQQYWQASEIVVNSKITQTLDIYRPDENDLGKVVLDKIDLSWQTNDQITTLYTQLFQTLGWIAENVQVNAISLNNDVLNIDFSSGVVAAMNQHPATEVGVIPAMVQTLSNHFGVKKIFLSVNGLGLLPDSLPYPDGGIWIVNE is encoded by the coding sequence ATGAAACAATCCATTTTATTAGTATTGGGATCAATATTGTTATTATGTGGTTGTCAAAAAGAACCGATGATTCGTTTAAGTGAAGCGAAACAATCTGAAATTAATGCGAAAATAAATCAAGATAAATTAAAAAATTCTGATGAATTAGCGACAGATGTTAATACTTCTTTTGATTCATCGACATTCACTGCATACGATGAATCGCAGTTATTTGAAGATATTTCTCAATTTCTTATTGCACAGACAAATCAATTGATAAAGCTAACGAATCAATCGCATTCTTTTTCGATGTATATGGACTATGTAGATGGAGGATTAGGTCTCATTCAAATGCGTGAAGTGAATGGGGATACAGTCAATAATAAATATTATTCATGGAATTCACAGCAGTTGATTCAATTAGCAAACGATAAAACATCGATGTTTCCAATCAATCATTTGAATGATGTTTCTGAAAATCCAATTACGGAAATGGTTCTATTACAGGCACCTTTGAAAAAAGGGACGTCTTGGCAAGCTGCTGACGGTGTTGAAGCAACGATTACGAATTTATACAAGGAAATTACATTAGCGACTGGAACATTTGAAGATGTTATTGAAGTAACATATAGTTCATCTGATTACGAGATTCATTATTATTACGCTAAAAATTATGGGGTAGTAGCAATTTGGCAAATTCCACTATCTGAGTCAGAACAACAACAATATTGGCAAGCTAGCGAGATTGTTGTCAATTCCAAAATAACGCAGACATTGGATATTTATCGCCCAGATGAAAATGATTTAGGAAAAGTAGTATTAGATAAGATTGACCTTTCTTGGCAAACAAATGATCAAATAACTACACTTTATACTCAACTATTCCAAACTTTAGGGTGGATAGCTGAAAATGTTCAAGTAAATGCTATTTCTTTAAATAATGATGTGTTAAATATTGATTTTTCATCAGGTGTCGTAGCTGCTATGAATCAGCATCCGGCGACAGAAGTCGGCGTTATTCCTGCCATGGTTCAAACACTTTCGAATCATTTTGGAGTAAAGAAAATTTTTCTATCGGTCAATGGTTTAGGATTACTACCAGATTCATTACCGTATCCTGACGGTGGTATTTGGATTGTAAATGAATGA
- the treC gene encoding alpha,alpha-phosphotrehalase: protein MTVTVQEKIIYQLYPKSFKDTTGNGIGDLEGVIEKMPYLSELGINMIWMNPFYPSPQNDNGYDISDYTDIDSLFGTMETFERLVAEGQKYGIDIMLDMVFNHTSTEHQWFKKALAGDKYYQDFYYLRPAKSDGSLPTNWESKFGGAAWAPFGDTDLYYLHLYDVTQADLNWHNENVRKELHKVVRFWLEKGVKGFRFDVLNVIGKDEDLIDSQAPGSSQEKSLYTDTPIVHEWINELNQQTFGLREDIVTVGEMSSTTIENGIRYTNPEEKELSMIFSFHHLKVDYENGDKWSNPPFRFLELKQILNDWQQGMSDHNGWNALFLNNHDQPRSNSRFGDVENYPYETQTMLATTIQFLRGTPFIYQGEEIGMTNPNYDKMDQYNDIETHNNYKLMLDKGYSIEKAMDIIQSKSRDNSRTPMQWDSSLNAGFSSGTPWLAIAENYQDVNVKQDQAKEKSIFNYYQRLIALRKSEKALIEGTYTPYLLSNDKVMAYFREYQNERILVISHFYAGEVTIELPSEWSKATKLIGNGNAKIENQHIILNSYETIVFKFEG, encoded by the coding sequence CTCCACAAAATGATAATGGTTATGATATTAGTGATTATACAGACATCGATTCTTTATTTGGTACAATGGAAACATTCGAACGCTTAGTAGCAGAAGGTCAAAAATATGGGATTGATATTATGTTAGATATGGTGTTTAATCATACGTCTACTGAACATCAATGGTTTAAAAAAGCATTAGCCGGCGATAAATATTATCAAGATTTTTATTATTTAAGACCAGCTAAATCGGACGGTAGTTTGCCGACAAATTGGGAATCAAAATTTGGAGGAGCAGCGTGGGCACCATTCGGCGATACTGATTTATATTATTTACATCTTTATGATGTGACACAGGCTGATTTAAATTGGCATAATGAAAATGTTCGAAAAGAATTACATAAAGTAGTCAGATTTTGGTTGGAAAAGGGAGTAAAAGGTTTCCGTTTTGATGTATTGAATGTTATCGGAAAAGATGAAGATTTAATTGATAGTCAAGCTCCAGGTTCATCACAGGAAAAATCATTATATACAGATACACCGATTGTGCATGAGTGGATTAATGAATTGAATCAGCAGACATTCGGCCTAAGAGAAGATATTGTCACAGTTGGCGAAATGTCTTCGACAACAATCGAAAATGGTATTCGCTATACTAATCCAGAAGAAAAAGAATTATCGATGATTTTCAGTTTTCATCATTTGAAAGTTGATTATGAAAATGGAGATAAGTGGAGTAATCCACCATTTAGATTTTTAGAATTGAAACAAATTTTAAATGATTGGCAACAAGGAATGTCGGACCATAATGGTTGGAATGCCTTATTCTTAAATAATCATGATCAACCACGTTCAAATAGTCGATTTGGTGATGTTGAGAATTATCCTTATGAAACACAAACCATGTTAGCAACGACTATTCAATTTTTAAGAGGAACACCTTTTATTTATCAAGGTGAAGAAATTGGCATGACCAATCCAAATTATGATAAGATGGACCAATACAATGATATTGAAACGCATAATAATTATAAATTAATGTTGGACAAAGGCTACTCTATTGAAAAAGCAATGGATATCATTCAATCTAAATCACGTGATAATAGTCGCACACCAATGCAATGGGATTCATCACTCAATGCTGGTTTTTCTAGTGGAACACCTTGGTTAGCTATTGCAGAAAATTATCAAGATGTGAATGTAAAACAAGATCAAGCAAAAGAGAAAAGTATCTTTAATTATTATCAACGATTAATAGCATTGCGTAAATCGGAGAAAGCGTTGATTGAGGGGACATATACTCCGTATTTGTTATCAAATGATAAAGTAATGGCTTATTTTAGAGAATATCAAAATGAGCGAATTTTGGTGATAAGTCATTTCTATGCAGGAGAGGTAACTATTGAATTACCGTCTGAATGGAGTAAGGCCACAAAACTAATTGGTAATGGTAATGCTAAGATAGAGAATCAGCACATTATTTTAAATTCTTATGAAACAATAGTCTTTAAATTTGAGGGATAA